A single genomic interval of Prunus dulcis chromosome 5, ALMONDv2, whole genome shotgun sequence harbors:
- the LOC117627320 gene encoding rhodanese-like domain-containing protein 8, chloroplastic: MRGCFPAPAVISGAASSTMTQIVLGGRRKKDPFELPVCSSTSTCFALLIHKEHNQQSQIQRQRQRRRECVWLLERSKWKGGRSVGVALQVQQQQCTYESREDKEWVVVNFYHFVFIKDAEAEVAKHLSFLEGRDIRGRIYVNQQGINAQYSGPLRDALAYVEWLRGDERFSDILVQISAALNGHAFPKLKLRYKPSLVQLEGGISHLPLLDPSMRATPLTPSEWRKRLEAVNTTSEASNKDLKTNQILLDVRNGYEWDIGHFNGARRPDVDCFRSTSFGLFQPEVIAADPLENVDKEKTDILMYCTGGIRCDVYSTILRQQGFQNLYTLRGGVSHYLENEGPVQWVGNLFVFDSRLSLPPPAYKPEAITKPNRHEVSENNTFAQCYICSLQVCELRHRNCANLDCNLLYLCCMNCVKDLRGCCCLECTGAPRLRPVLPGFQRYKKWHTYRDTISQSKLTT; this comes from the exons atgagagggtGTTTTCCTGCGCCGGCGGTTATCTCCGGTGCAGCGAGCTCTACAATGACTCAAATTGTTTTAGGGggcagaagaaagaaagatccTTTTGAATTGCCAGTCTGCTCCTCAACCTCAACTTGCTTTGCCTTGTTAATCCATAAGGAGCATAACCAGCAAAGCCAAATTCaaagacaaagacaaagacGAAGAGAATGCGTTTGGCTTTTAGAAAGAAGCAAATGGAAAGGTGGACGTAGTGTGGGAGTTGCTTTACAAGTACAACAGCAACAATGCACCTACGAAAGCAGAGAGGACAAGGAGTGGGTGGTCGTCAATTTTTACCATTTTGTGTTCATCAAAGACGCAGAGGCAGAGGTGGCCAAGCATCTCTCTTTCTTAGAGGGTCGTGACATACGTGGGCGTATTTATGTGAATCAACAAGGGATAAATGCACAG TACAGTGGACCGTTAAGAGATGCGCTTGCATATGTTGAATGGTTAAGAGGGGATGAGAGATTTTCCGACATTCTTGTACAGATTTCTGCAGCACTGAATGGGCATGCCTTTCCAAAACTCAAGTTGCGCTATAAGCCTTCACTGGTTCAG TTAGAAGGAGGTATTTCGCATCTTCCTTTGCTGGACCCTTCAATGCGAGCAACACCTCTTACGCCATCCGAATGGCGGAAAAGATTGGAAGCAGTCAATACAACTAGTGAAGCATCAAATAAGGATCTTAAAACGAACCAAATTTTATTGGATGTGAGAAACG GTTATGAGTGGGATATTGGTCATTTTAATGGGGCTCGACGACCCGATGTGGACTGCTTTAGGAGCACTTCTTTTGGGTTATTCCAACCAGAG GTCATTGCTGCAGATCCGTTAGAAAATgttgataaagaaaaaacGGATATATTGATGTATTGCACTGGAGGTATCCGTTGTGATGTATATTCTACAATTTTAAG ACAACAGGGCTTTCAAAACTTATACACCTTAAGGGGAGGTGTTTCTCATTATCTGGAGAACGAAGGTCCTGTCCAATGGGTTGGGAATTTGTTTGTATTTGACTctcgtctctctctcccacCGCCTGCCTACAAGCCTGAAGCCATAACTAAACCAAACAGGCATGAAGTTTCCGAGAACAATACATTTGCTCAATGCTATATATGCAGTTTACAAGTCTGTGAGTTAAGACATAGAAACTGTGCAAATCTTGACTGCAACCTGCTCTATCT ATGCTGTATGAACTGTGTGAAGGATTTAAGAGGATGCTGCTGTTTGGAGTGCACAGGTGCTCCTCGACTTAGACCTGTTCTTCCTGGGTTCCAGAGATATAAAAAGTGGCACACATATCGAGATACAATCTCGCAAAGCAAGTTGACAACTTGA